The stretch of DNA CGGTCCCGGCGGCCTGCGAGGCGGTGCTCGCGCTGCAGACCATGGTGACCCGCCGCTTCAGCGTCTTCGACCCGGTCGTCCTCACCACCGGGCTGCTGCGCGCCGGAACCATCAACAACGTCATCCCGGACGACGCGTTCTTCGAGACCACCGTCCGCTCCTTCTCCCCGGAGGCGCGGGAACGGGTCCGCGAGGAGGCGCTGCGGGTGGTGCGGGGCGTCGGGGAGGCCCATGGGCTGGAGGTCGACGCCGTCTTCAGCGACATGTACCCGGTCACGGTGAACGACGGCGGAGAGGCCGCGTTCGTGCAGGAGACGACGAAGGCCCTGCTCGGAGAGGACCGCTGGACGACGATGGACCAGCCCCTGGCCGGTGCTGAGGACTTCTCCTACGTCGCCGAGCAGATCCCCTCCGGCTACTTCTTCCTCGGCGCCTGCGTGGACGGCCTGGACCCGGAGACCGCCCCGTACAACCACTCGCCGGAGGCGGCCTTCGCCGACTCCGTCCTCGCCGACGGCGCGGCCCTGCTGGCCGAGCTGGCGCTGCGCCGACTGGCCAGTTGACGGATCAGCCGCGCAACTCCCTGACGGCTGCCTCGATCTGCCGGAACGGCTCCGGGCCGACCGCCCGCAGCACCACTGTGTCGGCCCCCGCCGCCCACAGCTCGCGCACCCGGGTGGCGGCGGTGGGGGCCGGGCCCGCCGCGGCGAACACGTCCTCGGGGGAGCGGCCGAGCCAGGCGGCGTGGCCGTCCAGGGCGGGGCCGACGGTGCTGCGGAGGCGCTGCGGGTCGTCCTCGACGCAGAGGAAGGCGAACACGGTGAGGTTGGGCCGCGCCGCCTTCTCGTCGCGGCCCTTCAGCATGTGCTGCATGGCGGATGACAGATCGTCGGGCCCATGGCCCTCGGCGATGATGGCCCCGTCGGCGACGCGCCCCGCCAGCTCCAGCGAGCGCGGCCGCACCACCCCGGCCAGCACCTGCGGCACCACGGCCGGCGGGTGCACCAGCCGCACGCCGTCCAGGCTCACCTCCCGCCCCTGGACCGTCACCTCCTCACCGCGCAGCAGCCCGCGCACGGCCTCCACCGTCTCCTCCAGCAGCGCCAGCGGACTGCGCGGAGCCACCCCCACCTGCTCCATCCACTCCCGCACCCCGTGCCCGACCCCGGCCGTCAGCCGCCCGGGGAACATCCGCGCCAGCGCGCCCAGCTCCATCGCCAGCAGCGCGGGACTGCGCAACGGCGCGGGGGTGATCCCGATCCCGACCCGCAACCGCTCGGTCACCGCGAGCGCCGCAGCGGCGGACGCGATCGAGCCGGTCCACCCCAGGTCCTCGACCACCCACAGGTCGTCGACCCCCAGCGCCTCCACGTCCCGGGCGAACGGCAGCAGCCCCTCCGGTGCCCAGT from Streptomyces sp. 846.5 encodes:
- a CDS encoding LLM class flavin-dependent oxidoreductase produces the protein MTTHRIGVMYDRDWAPEGLLPFARDVEALGVDDLWVVEDLGWTGSIASAAAALAVTERLRVGIGITPAPLRSPALLAMELGALARMFPGRLTAGVGHGVREWMEQVGVAPRSPLALLEETVEAVRGLLRGEEVTVQGREVSLDGVRLVHPPAVVPQVLAGVVRPRSLELAGRVADGAIIAEGHGPDDLSSAMQHMLKGRDEKAARPNLTVFAFLCVEDDPQRLRSTVGPALDGHAAWLGRSPEDVFAAAGPAPTAATRVRELWAAGADTVVLRAVGPEPFRQIEAAVRELRG